The following proteins come from a genomic window of Gemmatimonadota bacterium:
- a CDS encoding DedA family protein produces MEYFIELWNSFLAYFTELWNSFFPYFTELWNSFLAYLRDQPPEWIYLFLFLGAFLENVVPIIPGDTLIVFGAYLAGIGIIAVWPAYFAMWIGSAVGCLLLYAIAFVKGRSFFLRLNIKFLNEENLHRTEIWFNRYGDKIVIFNRFLPAVRIFVGIVAGISQMHPLRMTLYVLFGTLLWNSLLIYFGFTVGENWQIVVTVLKTYNRILAILMVVGIIGFWWWRRKKKQRKK; encoded by the coding sequence TTGGAGTACTTTATTGAACTCTGGAATTCTTTTCTCGCCTACTTTACTGAACTCTGGAATTCTTTTTTTCCTTACTTTACTGAACTCTGGAATTCTTTTCTCGCCTATTTGAGAGACCAACCACCAGAGTGGATTTACCTTTTTTTGTTTCTGGGCGCTTTTTTAGAGAACGTAGTACCTATCATTCCTGGTGATACCCTGATTGTATTCGGCGCATATTTGGCCGGCATTGGGATAATCGCTGTCTGGCCTGCGTATTTTGCAATGTGGATAGGCAGCGCAGTGGGCTGTTTGCTCCTTTACGCCATCGCATTTGTAAAAGGGCGATCGTTCTTCTTACGGCTCAATATAAAGTTCTTGAATGAAGAAAACCTGCACCGCACCGAAATATGGTTCAATCGCTATGGTGACAAAATCGTCATTTTCAACCGCTTTTTGCCCGCCGTGCGGATATTTGTCGGCATTGTGGCTGGCATTAGCCAGATGCATCCCCTGCGCATGACGCTTTACGTGTTATTTGGCACATTATTGTGGAATAGTCTGCTGATCTACTTTGGCTTTACGGTCGGCGAAAACTGGCAAATCGTAGTCACTGTACTAAAAACTTATAATCGCATACTGGCAATATTAATGGTGGTGGGCATAATCGGATTCTGGTGGTGGCGGCGAAAAAAAAAGCAGAGAAAAAAATGA